A part of Microbacterium terregens genomic DNA contains:
- a CDS encoding carbohydrate ABC transporter permease, whose product MTAALATIELPPPRRQRMQAGTPAVYFVSLVVIALMLGPIIYIILGGFRSNSQITADPGGFPDPWVWENYFEVLTGGVFWQLVLNSTIVGVATTVGVILLGLMASYVLARYRFRGRGAMYALFAAGLMFPITVAITPLYIVVRDLGLINTLAGVILPQIAFALPVTIIILVPFLRAIPDEIEEAAFIDGCSRLGFFWRMVLPLAIPGVITVGILAFIGSWNSYLLPLFLLNDNANFTLPLGVQAFSSQYSQDTAKVLAFTSLSMIPALVFFSLFERRIVGGLTGAVKG is encoded by the coding sequence ATGACCGCCGCCTTGGCGACCATTGAGCTGCCGCCACCACGACGTCAGCGCATGCAGGCCGGCACGCCTGCCGTGTACTTCGTCTCGCTGGTCGTGATCGCGCTCATGCTGGGACCGATCATCTACATCATCCTCGGTGGATTCCGCTCGAATTCCCAGATCACGGCGGACCCCGGCGGGTTTCCCGACCCGTGGGTCTGGGAGAACTACTTCGAGGTGCTGACGGGCGGCGTCTTCTGGCAGCTGGTGCTCAACTCCACGATCGTCGGGGTCGCGACCACTGTGGGCGTCATCCTGCTCGGCCTCATGGCGAGCTACGTGCTCGCCAGGTACCGGTTCCGGGGGCGAGGAGCGATGTACGCGCTGTTCGCGGCGGGACTCATGTTCCCGATCACCGTCGCCATCACCCCCCTCTACATCGTCGTCCGCGACCTCGGCCTCATCAATACGCTCGCCGGCGTCATCCTGCCCCAGATCGCGTTCGCCCTGCCGGTGACGATCATCATCCTGGTGCCGTTCCTGCGTGCGATCCCCGATGAGATCGAGGAGGCCGCGTTCATCGACGGATGCAGCCGCCTGGGATTCTTCTGGCGCATGGTGCTTCCGCTGGCGATTCCGGGCGTCATCACGGTTGGAATCCTCGCCTTCATCGGCAGCTGGAACAGCTACCTCCTGCCGCTGTTCCTCCTCAACGACAATGCGAACTTCACGCTGCCGCTGGGCGTCCAGGCGTTCTCATCGCAGTACTCGCAAGACACCGCAAAGGTGCTTGCCTTCACGTCGCTGTCGATGATCCCGGCGCTTGTCTTCTTCAGCCTCTTCGAGCGACGCATCGTCGGCGGTCTGACGGGGGCGGTCAAGGGATGA
- the xylB gene encoding xylulokinase codes for MTLVMGVDSSTQSCKVVVTDAETNAIVREGRATHPNGTEVDPAAWWSALQDAIAAAGGTADLAAWAIGGQQHGMVVLDDAGRVIRPALLWNDTRSAAAAVDLIAEFGAEALAQRSGLVPVASFTITKLRWLRDSEPENAARVAAVALPHDWLTWRLRGFGPEGESPRGPVLDELVTDRSDASGTGYWNPASGGYDRELLAAALGHDAILPRVLGPAEWVLDDAGRRVGPGAGDNAGAALGLGAGPGDVVVSIGTSGTVFAVSDQRTIDPSGTVAGFADCTGRFLPLVATLNAARVLDAVAGLLAVDHAELGRLALAAEPGARGLRLVPYFEGERTPNLPDATASLTGMTLASTTRENLARAAVEGMLSGLAAGLSALRSLGVPLERALLIGGGAQSEAVRTIAPQVFGIPVEVPPPGEYVALGAARQAALVARA; via the coding sequence ATGACGCTGGTCATGGGAGTCGACTCGTCGACGCAGTCCTGCAAGGTCGTGGTGACGGATGCCGAGACCAACGCCATCGTGCGCGAGGGCCGCGCTACGCACCCGAACGGCACCGAGGTGGATCCGGCCGCCTGGTGGAGCGCGCTGCAGGATGCGATCGCGGCGGCGGGCGGGACGGCGGATCTCGCGGCGTGGGCGATCGGCGGTCAGCAGCACGGCATGGTCGTGCTCGACGACGCCGGCCGCGTCATCCGTCCCGCGCTGCTGTGGAACGATACGCGCTCCGCAGCGGCGGCCGTGGACCTCATCGCCGAGTTCGGCGCCGAGGCCCTCGCCCAGCGGAGCGGACTGGTGCCCGTCGCGTCGTTCACGATCACGAAGCTGCGGTGGCTGCGCGACTCCGAGCCCGAGAACGCCGCACGCGTGGCCGCGGTCGCGCTGCCCCACGATTGGCTGACCTGGCGGCTGCGCGGGTTCGGTCCCGAGGGGGAGTCCCCGCGTGGGCCGGTGCTCGACGAGCTCGTCACCGATCGATCGGATGCCTCGGGCACGGGCTACTGGAACCCGGCGAGCGGCGGGTACGACCGTGAGCTGCTCGCCGCGGCTCTGGGACACGACGCGATCCTTCCGCGCGTGCTCGGCCCGGCGGAATGGGTGCTCGACGACGCCGGCCGCAGGGTCGGGCCAGGGGCGGGCGACAACGCCGGCGCGGCGCTGGGCCTCGGCGCGGGCCCCGGAGACGTCGTGGTCTCGATCGGCACGAGCGGCACGGTCTTCGCGGTGAGCGACCAGCGCACGATCGATCCGAGCGGCACGGTCGCGGGGTTCGCCGACTGCACAGGCCGGTTCCTGCCACTGGTCGCGACGCTGAACGCCGCCCGTGTGCTCGACGCCGTCGCCGGCCTCCTGGCGGTCGACCACGCCGAGCTCGGCCGGCTCGCGCTCGCCGCCGAACCGGGCGCGCGCGGACTTCGTCTGGTGCCCTATTTCGAGGGCGAGCGGACGCCGAATCTGCCCGATGCCACAGCATCCCTCACCGGCATGACCCTCGCCTCCACGACCCGCGAGAACCTCGCCCGGGCTGCGGTCGAGGGGATGCTGAGTGGCCTCGCCGCGGGGCTTTCCGCGCTGCGGTCGCTGGGTGTTCCGCTGGAGCGGGCGCTGCTCATCGGCGGAGGCGCGCAGTCGGAGGCGGTGCGCACGATCGCACCCCAGGTGTTCGGCATTCCCGTCGAGGTCCCGCCCCCGGGGGAGTACGTCGCGCTCGGAGCGGCGCGACAGGCGGCGCTCGTCGCTCGAGCCTGA
- a CDS encoding alpha/beta fold hydrolase: MKPGYRWATVFMAALLAVLSGVVAVEAVRVAGDALERAGIDAFYEQPPDAATGDPGSLVKIDPLLGAPLAARAWRIMYRTTDVHGDGVVATGVLVVPLLPAPPGGRVVVSWGHPTTGAARDCAPSYGFDPFLGIEGLRFLLNRGYAVVATDYVGMGTDGPDSYLVGVTGGNAVLDAVRAARSVPEARASDRVVLWGHSQGGAAVLFAAEGAASYAPELRIEAVAAAAPAANLIDLMSAHLDDISGVTIGSYAFTAFASVYPDAELADILTPAALETVPRMNRLCLLSNIPELHEIGQPLIGDFTTSDPTTTAPWSALLAENSAGSTGFDAPLFIAQGLDDELVVPDDTADFVQHEASLGVRVTYETIPFATHGTVAYLALPGLMQWLDDVLR; this comes from the coding sequence GTGAAACCCGGGTACCGGTGGGCGACCGTCTTCATGGCGGCTCTGCTGGCCGTGCTGAGCGGTGTGGTCGCCGTCGAGGCGGTGCGGGTCGCCGGTGATGCGCTGGAGCGGGCCGGGATCGACGCGTTCTACGAACAGCCCCCGGATGCCGCGACCGGCGACCCCGGATCGCTCGTGAAGATCGACCCGCTGCTGGGGGCGCCCCTCGCCGCCCGAGCCTGGCGGATCATGTACCGCACGACGGATGTCCACGGCGACGGCGTGGTCGCCACCGGTGTGCTCGTCGTTCCGCTTCTGCCCGCCCCGCCGGGCGGACGCGTCGTCGTGTCGTGGGGGCATCCGACGACCGGAGCCGCCCGCGACTGCGCGCCGTCGTACGGCTTCGATCCGTTCCTGGGGATCGAGGGTCTGCGCTTCCTGCTCAATCGCGGGTACGCGGTCGTGGCGACCGACTACGTCGGGATGGGCACCGACGGTCCCGATTCCTACCTCGTCGGGGTCACCGGCGGCAACGCCGTGCTGGATGCCGTGCGCGCCGCGCGCAGCGTGCCCGAGGCGCGGGCGAGTGACCGCGTCGTGCTGTGGGGGCATTCGCAGGGCGGCGCCGCAGTCCTGTTCGCGGCCGAGGGGGCGGCCTCGTACGCCCCCGAGCTGCGGATCGAGGCGGTCGCCGCCGCAGCGCCCGCCGCGAACCTCATCGACCTGATGAGCGCCCACCTGGACGACATCTCCGGCGTCACGATCGGCTCCTACGCGTTCACGGCGTTCGCATCCGTGTATCCCGACGCCGAGCTGGCCGACATCCTGACGCCCGCCGCTCTGGAGACCGTGCCGCGCATGAACCGGCTGTGCCTGCTCAGCAACATCCCCGAACTGCACGAGATCGGTCAGCCGCTCATCGGCGACTTCACGACCAGCGACCCCACCACCACTGCGCCGTGGTCCGCGCTGCTGGCCGAGAACTCGGCGGGCTCGACCGGGTTCGACGCGCCCCTGTTCATCGCGCAGGGACTGGACGACGAGCTCGTCGTCCCCGATGACACGGCCGATTTCGTGCAGCACGAGGCCTCTCTCGGCGTCCGCGTGACCTACGAGACGATTCCTTTCGCCACGCACGGCACCGTCGCATACCTTGCGCTGCCCGGTCTCATGCAATGGCTGGACGACGTGCTGCGCTGA
- a CDS encoding LacI family DNA-binding transcriptional regulator has protein sequence MSRRPTIMDVAAAAGVSVATVSKAVNGRYGVASETVDRVLAVVADLGYESSLIASSMRSRRTGVIGVLVADFEPFSAEILKGVGQALSDSRYDLLAYAGSRGAAEGWERRSLSRLSGTLIDGAIMVTPTVVNVGTEVPVVAIDPHTGPADLPTVESDSYGGALQATRHLIELGHSRIGFIAGRRDLRSSIARDAGYRRALADAGISVDPGLVGSGSYRQDAVRVAALEMLRRTDRPTAIFAANDISALEIVKVAGELGLDVPGHLSIIGFDDVPEAAKATPALSTVRQPMQTLGAEAARLLLTLMQGEVPPSTHIALPTRLVPRDTTAPPA, from the coding sequence ATGAGCCGTCGTCCCACGATCATGGATGTCGCTGCCGCGGCCGGCGTATCGGTCGCGACCGTCTCGAAGGCGGTCAACGGGCGGTATGGCGTGGCCAGCGAGACCGTCGATCGTGTCCTCGCGGTCGTCGCCGACCTCGGGTACGAATCCAGCCTCATCGCGAGCAGCATGCGATCTCGCAGGACCGGCGTCATCGGCGTGCTCGTCGCAGACTTCGAGCCGTTCAGCGCGGAGATCCTCAAAGGCGTGGGTCAGGCGCTGAGCGATTCGCGCTACGACCTGCTCGCGTACGCGGGTTCACGCGGCGCCGCCGAGGGGTGGGAGCGTCGTTCGCTGTCGCGGCTGAGCGGCACTCTGATCGACGGCGCCATCATGGTCACACCGACCGTCGTGAACGTCGGCACCGAGGTGCCCGTCGTCGCGATCGACCCGCACACCGGACCGGCCGACCTCCCGACCGTGGAGAGCGACAGCTACGGCGGAGCGCTGCAGGCGACGCGACACCTCATCGAGCTCGGCCATTCCCGCATCGGCTTCATCGCCGGTCGGCGCGACCTGCGCTCCTCGATCGCACGCGATGCCGGGTACCGGCGCGCACTGGCGGATGCCGGCATCTCCGTGGATCCGGGCCTGGTCGGCTCCGGCAGCTACCGTCAGGACGCCGTCCGGGTGGCCGCCCTCGAGATGCTCCGGCGCACCGATCGACCGACGGCGATCTTCGCTGCCAACGACATCTCGGCGCTCGAGATCGTCAAAGTCGCGGGGGAGCTCGGGCTGGACGTTCCCGGTCACCTCTCGATCATCGGGTTCGACGATGTGCCCGAGGCGGCGAAGGCGACCCCCGCACTGTCGACCGTTCGCCAGCCCATGCAGACGCTCGGAGCCGAGGCGGCCCGGCTGCTGCTCACGCTGATGCAGGGCGAGGTTCCCCCGTCGACGCATATCGCGCTTCCGACACGGCTCGTCCCGCGGGACACGACAGCCCCGCCCGCCTGA
- the xylA gene encoding xylose isomerase: MPTPTTADKFSFGLWTVGYNGTDPFGGPTRPALDVVHAVEKLTELGAYGLTFHDDDLFAFGSTDAERQKQIDRLKGALADTGMIVPMVTTNLFSAPVFKDGGFTSNDRDVRRFALRKVFRQLDLGAELGAKTFVMWGGREGAEYDAAKDIRQALERYREAVNLLGDYVTDKGYDIRFAIEPKPNEPRGDILLPTLGHALAFIDSLERPELVGLNPEVGHEQMAGLNFAAGIAQALYHGKLFHIDLNGQRGIKYDQDLVFGHGDLHNAFALVDLLENGGPGGVPAYEGPRHFDYKPSRTEDEKGVWDSASANMRTYLLLKERAAAFRADPEVQEALEASKVAELSVPTLNEGESYTDFLADRSAYEDFDPSVYLGGKGFGFVRLQQLATEHLLGARG; encoded by the coding sequence ATGCCTACCCCCACAACTGCCGACAAATTCTCGTTCGGACTCTGGACCGTCGGATACAACGGCACCGATCCATTCGGCGGACCGACTCGTCCTGCGCTTGACGTCGTCCACGCCGTCGAGAAGCTCACCGAGCTCGGCGCCTACGGCCTCACCTTCCACGACGACGACCTGTTCGCCTTCGGCTCGACGGATGCCGAACGCCAGAAGCAGATCGACCGCCTGAAGGGTGCGCTCGCCGACACCGGCATGATCGTGCCGATGGTGACGACGAACCTCTTCAGCGCCCCGGTGTTCAAGGACGGCGGCTTCACCTCGAACGACCGCGATGTGCGGCGCTTCGCGCTGCGCAAGGTGTTCCGCCAGCTCGACCTCGGTGCCGAGCTGGGCGCGAAGACGTTCGTGATGTGGGGCGGCCGCGAGGGCGCCGAGTACGACGCGGCCAAGGACATCCGCCAGGCGCTCGAGCGCTACCGCGAGGCCGTCAACCTGCTCGGGGACTACGTCACCGACAAGGGCTACGACATCCGCTTCGCCATCGAGCCGAAGCCGAACGAGCCCCGTGGCGACATCCTGCTGCCGACCCTGGGCCACGCGCTCGCGTTCATCGACTCGCTCGAGCGCCCCGAGCTGGTCGGCCTGAACCCCGAGGTCGGGCACGAGCAGATGGCCGGGCTGAACTTCGCCGCCGGCATCGCCCAGGCGCTGTACCACGGCAAGCTGTTCCACATCGATCTGAACGGCCAGCGCGGCATCAAGTACGACCAGGATCTCGTCTTCGGTCACGGCGATCTGCACAACGCCTTCGCGCTGGTGGATCTGCTCGAGAACGGCGGACCCGGTGGCGTGCCCGCCTACGAGGGCCCTCGCCACTTCGACTACAAGCCCAGCCGCACCGAGGACGAGAAGGGCGTGTGGGATTCGGCATCCGCCAACATGCGCACGTACCTGCTGCTCAAGGAGCGCGCCGCGGCCTTCCGCGCCGACCCCGAGGTGCAGGAGGCGCTCGAGGCGTCCAAGGTCGCCGAGCTGTCGGTGCCGACGCTGAACGAGGGCGAGAGCTACACGGACTTCCTCGCCGACCGCTCGGCCTACGAGGACTTCGACCCGTCGGTGTACCTCGGCGGCAAGGGCTTCGGGTTCGTCCGCCTGCAGCAGCTCGCGACCGAGCACCTGCTCGGCGCGCGCGGCTGA
- a CDS encoding sugar ABC transporter permease yields the protein MHASETPKTDDRPETDLAQRTGGGGVTSPPPASPRRRPRGIGWSGRFEIALLAGPAMIVFVGFVIFPMVMAAYYGFFRWQGYGPPTDFVGLQNYFLILTDPDFQEALGHNAFIVVMSIVIQGPAALLIALLLNRKMRGQSIIRVLIFAPYVIAEVVVGTGFALLLATNGALNGVLENLGLSGLARDWLADPSIAIWTLMAILTWKYVGFAVILFLAGLQGIPDELYEAAAIDGASYWQIQRRITIPLLSPTLRIWVFLSIIGALQLFDLVYIIWGQYVAPVAGTSTMATYMVSNGRNAGNFGYGNAVAVVIFLISLVVALIYQRFVLRRDTAGALTERTTR from the coding sequence ATGCATGCAAGCGAGACACCGAAGACGGACGATCGCCCGGAGACGGATCTCGCGCAGCGCACCGGGGGCGGCGGCGTCACGTCGCCGCCCCCGGCATCGCCGCGCCGCCGACCCCGAGGAATCGGATGGTCAGGCCGATTCGAGATCGCCCTGCTGGCTGGGCCGGCAATGATCGTCTTCGTCGGCTTCGTCATCTTCCCGATGGTCATGGCGGCGTACTACGGCTTCTTCAGATGGCAAGGCTATGGACCGCCGACGGATTTCGTGGGCCTGCAGAACTACTTCCTGATCCTGACCGACCCCGACTTCCAAGAAGCACTCGGCCACAACGCATTCATCGTGGTGATGTCGATCGTCATCCAGGGACCCGCGGCCCTGCTGATCGCGCTGCTGCTGAACCGCAAGATGCGCGGGCAGTCGATCATCCGGGTGCTCATCTTCGCGCCCTATGTGATCGCGGAAGTCGTCGTCGGCACGGGCTTCGCCCTCCTGCTGGCGACCAATGGCGCCCTCAACGGAGTGCTCGAGAACCTCGGACTCTCCGGACTCGCCCGGGACTGGCTCGCTGATCCCAGCATCGCCATCTGGACCCTCATGGCGATCCTCACGTGGAAGTACGTCGGCTTCGCGGTCATCCTGTTCCTCGCGGGACTCCAGGGCATCCCCGACGAGCTCTACGAGGCCGCCGCGATCGATGGCGCCAGCTACTGGCAGATCCAGCGACGCATCACGATCCCGCTTCTGAGCCCGACCCTGCGCATCTGGGTATTCCTGTCGATCATCGGGGCACTGCAGCTGTTCGACCTGGTGTACATCATCTGGGGGCAGTACGTCGCGCCGGTGGCAGGCACATCCACGATGGCGACCTACATGGTCTCCAACGGCCGCAACGCGGGCAACTTCGGCTACGGCAACGCCGTCGCCGTCGTCATCTTCCTGATCTCCCTCGTCGTCGCCCTGATCTACCAGCGCTTCGTGCTGCGCCGCGACACCGCCGGCGCGCTCACTGAAAGGACCACCCGATGA
- a CDS encoding ROK family protein → MNEPVGSRQANLSRLLRLAHLEGPLSRAILTGATGLNRSTIADLVGDLVALGLVEERAPDPSRRVGRPSPLVTAHPRVVAVAANPEIDALTLAVVGLDRTVRRRERIEMTGLIGPVRTAELIGERVAAWRNDDLADTAIAGVGIAVPGLVRTSDGMVRDAPHLRWTDTALRELVEAETDLPTVVGNDAALGVLAEHLFGAARGIDNVVYLNGGASGIGGGLIVHGMLVSGASGYSGEFGQNRPGIASIADRRAADGVLEDEVSRTRLLAVLGRDNADEPALAHLLSTTDAPDVLEEIARQRRILATALANAVNVLNPAVVVLGGFLAMLAANDAEGLTAAVAAQTMHANGEDLDIRPAALAEDRLLIGAAEAAFGELLRDPSGFVLK, encoded by the coding sequence ATGAACGAACCCGTGGGCAGCCGCCAAGCGAACCTGTCCCGGCTTCTGCGCCTTGCCCACCTCGAGGGTCCGCTCTCGCGCGCCATCTTGACGGGCGCGACGGGCCTGAACCGCTCCACGATCGCAGACCTCGTCGGCGACCTCGTCGCGCTCGGCCTGGTCGAAGAGCGGGCGCCGGATCCGAGCAGGCGCGTCGGGCGGCCGTCGCCCCTGGTGACCGCGCATCCTCGGGTCGTGGCCGTGGCCGCCAACCCCGAGATCGACGCCCTCACGCTCGCCGTCGTCGGGCTCGATCGCACCGTGCGCCGCCGCGAACGCATCGAGATGACGGGCCTCATCGGCCCCGTGCGCACCGCCGAACTCATCGGCGAGCGCGTCGCGGCGTGGCGCAACGATGACCTCGCCGACACCGCGATCGCCGGAGTCGGCATCGCGGTGCCGGGCCTGGTGCGCACGTCGGACGGGATGGTGCGCGATGCGCCCCACCTGAGGTGGACCGACACCGCGCTTCGCGAGCTCGTCGAGGCCGAAACCGACCTGCCGACCGTCGTGGGCAACGATGCCGCGCTGGGCGTTCTCGCCGAGCACCTCTTCGGCGCCGCGCGCGGGATCGACAACGTCGTCTACCTCAACGGCGGGGCGAGCGGCATCGGCGGCGGACTGATCGTGCACGGGATGCTGGTCTCCGGCGCCTCGGGCTACTCCGGCGAATTCGGCCAGAACCGTCCGGGAATCGCATCGATCGCCGATCGTCGAGCCGCCGACGGCGTCCTCGAGGACGAGGTCAGCCGCACGCGCCTCCTGGCGGTCCTCGGCCGGGACAACGCCGACGAGCCTGCTCTCGCCCACCTGCTGAGCACCACCGACGCCCCCGACGTTCTCGAAGAGATCGCCCGCCAGCGCCGCATCCTGGCCACCGCTCTGGCCAACGCGGTCAACGTGCTCAATCCCGCCGTGGTGGTGCTCGGCGGATTCCTCGCGATGCTGGCGGCGAACGACGCCGAAGGACTGACCGCGGCCGTCGCCGCCCAGACGATGCACGCCAACGGCGAGGATCTCGACATCCGGCCGGCTGCGCTCGCCGAAGATCGACTGCTCATCGGCGCCGCGGAGGCGGCGTTCGGCGAGCTGCTGCGGGACCCGTCAGGTTTCGTCCTGAAGTGA
- a CDS encoding transposase, with protein MHPSADKAAADQAQLDEIAAELYALPPEEFTAARNVRAAASDRALAAKVKALRKPTASAWAVDLLARDGQLGEALELAGALREAQDDLDAAELGRLSRQRRALVTALATQAVDLARDRGVAVSASARTDVEKTLNAAVMDAAAAAAVMTGRLIRPLEAGGFDAVDVSDAVGGSLPGVPDAPAPTRDDLAERRARKAAERALREAERASGEAERELTRIDTALAKVRERGDLLRERVGDLRAELARLEVDADKADHEAARLETVRSEAADKARAAARQADRARETLG; from the coding sequence GTGCACCCCTCCGCCGACAAGGCCGCCGCCGACCAAGCGCAGCTGGACGAGATCGCCGCGGAGCTGTACGCACTGCCCCCCGAGGAGTTCACCGCGGCGCGGAACGTGCGGGCCGCGGCATCCGATCGGGCTCTCGCCGCCAAGGTGAAGGCTCTGCGCAAGCCGACCGCGTCGGCCTGGGCCGTCGATCTGCTGGCGCGCGACGGGCAACTCGGCGAGGCCCTCGAGCTGGCCGGCGCGCTGCGCGAGGCGCAGGACGACCTCGACGCCGCCGAGCTCGGCCGGCTGAGCCGTCAGCGTCGCGCGCTGGTCACTGCCCTCGCGACGCAGGCGGTCGACCTCGCGCGCGATCGCGGCGTCGCGGTCAGCGCTTCGGCGCGCACGGACGTGGAGAAGACCCTCAATGCGGCGGTGATGGATGCCGCGGCTGCCGCAGCCGTCATGACGGGGCGCCTCATCCGCCCGCTGGAGGCCGGCGGGTTCGACGCCGTCGACGTGTCCGATGCCGTCGGAGGCAGCCTGCCGGGAGTCCCGGACGCACCTGCTCCCACCCGTGACGACCTCGCCGAGAGGCGGGCGCGCAAGGCGGCGGAGCGCGCGCTGCGCGAGGCCGAGCGCGCCTCGGGCGAAGCGGAGCGTGAACTCACCCGCATCGACACCGCACTGGCGAAGGTCCGCGAGCGGGGTGACCTGCTGCGGGAGCGGGTCGGGGATCTGCGCGCCGAGCTCGCTCGTCTCGAAGTGGACGCGGACAAGGCCGATCACGAGGCGGCGCGCCTGGAAACCGTTCGGTCCGAAGCTGCGGACAAGGCGCGCGCGGCGGCGCGGCAGGCCGACCGGGCACGCGAGACGCTCGGATGA
- a CDS encoding ABC transporter substrate-binding protein, whose amino-acid sequence MKGKRILAGSAALVVGALAFAGCSAGGSGENSDGTVEMTLWQNSTTGPGQQFWKDAIAAFEEENPNVTIKMQSVQNEDMDGKLQTSLNAGDPPDIFLQRGGGKMAAMVQANQLMDLTGKITGEAADNIPEGSFKAETYQDKLWAIPLSVLPGGIFYSQDLYEAAGVTETPTTIDEMVAANDKLKATGVAPLALGAKDAWPAAHWFYWFALRECSPATVEETGDSKDFSDPCWLKAAQDLADFNATEPFNEGFLTTAAQQGAGSSAGLVANHKAGGELMGAWDPGVIASLTPDEKPLPDLAWYPFPEVPGGAGEPGSMMGGVDGYSCSAQAPKECVDFLSFVGSDAQQTAYYEAFSSPPVNTVAQEAVTESYLIQILEAYNKAPFVSQWLDTVLGQNVGNALNVSVVSLLAGQSTPQQMIDEANAAGAKG is encoded by the coding sequence ATGAAGGGCAAGAGAATCCTCGCGGGTTCGGCAGCACTCGTCGTCGGCGCGCTCGCGTTCGCCGGCTGCAGTGCGGGCGGCTCAGGCGAGAACAGCGACGGCACGGTCGAGATGACGCTGTGGCAGAACTCGACGACCGGGCCCGGCCAGCAGTTCTGGAAGGACGCCATCGCCGCGTTCGAGGAAGAGAACCCGAACGTCACGATCAAGATGCAGTCCGTCCAGAACGAAGACATGGATGGCAAGCTGCAGACGTCGCTGAACGCCGGCGACCCGCCGGACATCTTCCTCCAGCGCGGCGGCGGCAAGATGGCTGCCATGGTGCAGGCCAATCAGCTGATGGACCTCACCGGCAAGATCACGGGCGAGGCGGCGGACAACATCCCGGAGGGCTCGTTCAAGGCCGAGACCTATCAGGACAAGCTCTGGGCGATCCCGCTGTCCGTGCTGCCCGGTGGCATCTTCTACAGCCAGGACCTCTACGAAGCCGCCGGTGTCACCGAGACGCCGACGACCATCGACGAGATGGTGGCCGCGAACGACAAGCTGAAGGCGACCGGCGTCGCGCCGCTCGCCCTCGGCGCGAAGGACGCCTGGCCCGCAGCGCACTGGTTCTACTGGTTCGCCCTGCGCGAGTGCTCGCCCGCGACCGTGGAGGAGACCGGCGACTCGAAGGACTTCAGCGACCCTTGTTGGTTGAAGGCCGCTCAGGACCTCGCGGACTTCAACGCGACGGAGCCCTTCAACGAAGGCTTCCTCACGACCGCGGCCCAGCAGGGTGCCGGCAGCTCGGCCGGTCTCGTCGCCAACCACAAGGCGGGCGGCGAACTGATGGGCGCATGGGACCCGGGCGTGATCGCCTCGCTGACGCCCGACGAGAAGCCGCTGCCGGATCTCGCCTGGTACCCGTTCCCGGAGGTTCCGGGCGGAGCGGGTGAGCCCGGCTCGATGATGGGTGGCGTCGATGGCTACTCCTGCTCGGCGCAAGCGCCGAAGGAATGCGTCGACTTCCTCAGCTTCGTCGGCTCGGACGCTCAGCAGACCGCGTACTACGAGGCGTTCTCGTCCCCGCCCGTCAACACGGTCGCCCAGGAGGCTGTCACCGAGTCGTACCTGATTCAGATCCTCGAGGCCTACAACAAGGCGCCGTTCGTCTCGCAGTGGCTCGACACGGTGCTCGGTCAGAACGTCGGCAACGCACTGAACGTCTCGGTCGTGTCGCTGCTCGCCGGGCAGAGCACGCCGCAGCAGATGATCGACGAGGCCAACGCGGCCGGGGCGAAGGGCTAG